Sequence from the Sphingomicrobium clamense genome:
GCTGGCGCTCGCCGAGGCAGCAAGCGAGGCGGGCGAGGTGCCGGTCGGCGCCGTCATCACTGACGCAGACGGAAGGATCGTCGCCGAGGCGGGCAATGCCATGCGCGTTGGCAACGATCCTACGGCTCATGCGGAAATGCTCGCCATTCGCCGCGCTGGAGAAGCGCTGTTCTCCTCGCGCCTCGACGGCCATACGCTTTGGGTCACGCTGGAGCCCTGTGCCATGTGCGCCGGCGCGATCGCGCTGGCGCGCATCGAAAAGCTGGTGTTCGCCGCGGAAGATTCCAAGGGCGGTGGCGTCTTGCATGGAGCACGAATTTTTTCGCAGACAACGTGTCACCATCGGCCGGAAATTTTGAGCGGCATCGGCGAGAAAGAAGCGTCTCTCCAGCTTCGCAAGTTCTTTAAAGAGCGCCGATAGAAAAAGGGCGACCCCTTGCGAGGCCGCCCTTCCCGAGCAACTTCAAAGACCCGGACTAGTAGCCGACCGCGTTGACGTCGTTCTGCGTAACGGGCGTTACGCGAATTTCCACGCGACGGTTTTGCTGGCGTCCGGCTTCGGTCGAATTGTCCGCGATCGGCGAGCTTTCCCCGTAGCCTTGCGTCGCGATGCGGGCCCGGTTGACACCTTGCGCAGTCAGGTAGTTGGCGACGGCCTGTGCGCGACGCTCCGAAAGTGTCTGGTTGTAGGCGTCGCTCCCGGTCGAATCAGTGTGTCCCATCACGTCGATATAGGTCGATTCGTAGGCGTTCAGCGTGCTCGCAATCTCGTTCAGGGTGCCCTGGAATTCGGGCTGAACCGCGTAGCTGTCGAACGCGAAGGTGATACCCGAGGGCATGCGGAGCAGGAGGTTGTCACCTTGGCGGATAACGTCCACGCCCGTCCCCTCGGTTTCCCGGCGCATTTCCTGCTCCTGCCGGTCCATATAGGCTCCGATCGCGCCGCCCGCGACCGCGCCAATTCCGGCGCCGACAATGGATTCGGTACGGCTGTTGCGACCACCGATCAGGTCGCCGAGTCCCGCGCCGACGACAGCGCCAAGCACCGCGCCTAGACCCGCTTCGGTCGAGACACGCTTCTGGCCCGTCATGGCGTCGGTGGTGCAAGCGGCAAGCGTCGTGGCGGCTGCGGCTGCGATCAAAACTTTGTTGCGCATATTGGAGAGTCCTTTCGAAATGCCCTTTTGCACGTCCAATCCGTGCATCGGGCGCTTTGTTCCGTGGCGGTTGCAATGCCGAAACGGTTCGTCGCAAGTGCTTGTCGAATTGCCGTTTACGCGCCATGAATGGCGCCACGCACATGAGCGACCCTTTGACCCCCATTCCCTGGATCGACGTTTTCCTCATCCTCCTGCTGGTGATGATGAACGGCCTGTTGTCGATGAGCGAGCTGGCGATCGTGTCGGCGCGCGAAGCGCGATTGAAGGCGATGGCGCAGGACGGATCGAAGGGAGCGACGGTCGCGCTCGACCTGGCCGCGCAGCCCGGGCGCTTCCTCTCGACCGTCCAGATCGGGATCACGCTGATCGGCATTTTGGCAGGCGCCTATTCAGGCGCCAGCCTCGGCGGCCCCGTGTCCGAACGCTTTGCAGCGCTCGGCGTCGAGCCTGATCTCGCGCAGAGCCTCGGCTTCGGCACCGTCATCGTGCTCACCACCTACGCCAGCCTGGTGATTGGCGAACTGGTGCCCAAGCAATTCGCGTTGCGTTCGCCCGAGCCCATCGCGGCGTTCGTCGCGCGTCCGATGTATTTCCTCTCGAGGGTCACCGCGCCGCTCGTCTGGTTGCTCGACAAGACCAGCGCGCTCGTGTTCCGCTTGCTCGGCGTCAAGCGCGAGAGCGAGAATCACGTCACTGCAGAAGAACTGCACATGGTCGTCGCCGAAGCGCAGACCGCGGGCGTGCTCGAGGAATCGGAGCGGGCGATCATTTCAGGCGTGGTGCGCCTCGCCGACCGACCCGTGCGAGAGATCATGACACCGCGCACCGAAATCGACTGGATCGACGTGAAGTCCAGCGCCCCCCTCGTCCGCAGCGCGCTCGAATCGAGCCCGCATAGCCGCCTGCCGATCGCGGACGGCTCGGTCGACGAAATCGTCGGCGTCGTCCGCGCGCGCGATATCCTGACAACATTGCTCGACGGCAAGTCGCTCGATCTTGCCAGCCTGGCCAAGCCAGCGCCGATCATTCCCGACCTGATGGATGCGATGGATGCGCTTGCCGTATTGCGCGCAGCGGACGTGCCGCTGGCGTTGGTCCACGACGAATATGGCCATCTCGACGGGATCGTGACGCCGGGTTCGATCCTCGTGGCTCTCGCCGGACACTTCATCAGCGACGAGGATAGCGAAGAGCCGTTGGTTGAGCGGAAGGACGGGAGCTATCTCGTCGCTGGCTCCGCAAAGGTCGACGTCCTTACCGACAAGCTCCGCATCCGTCTCGACGAAGACGAGCGCGATTATTCGACGGTGGCCGGCTTTGCCCTGTCGGTGCTCAAACGCCTACCCGCCGAGGGTGAACGGTTCGAAGTCGACAATTGGAAGTTCGAGGTCGTCGACATGGACGGGCGCAAGATCGACAAGCTGATCGCCCGCCGAAAGAAGAAGAAAAAGCCTGCGCCGTCACCGGACGGCAATGCGGACTAGCCCAGCCTACAGCTTTCCGAAGCGCGCCTCGTAACCGTCCGTGTCGCCGCGCGCGAGATAGTCGGCCTGTTCGACGATTCGATCGCGCTGGAAACGTCCCTTGAAGGCACCAAGCTGTTCGTCGATCGCCGCGACCTGGCTCGGCGCGAGCTTGGCGATCTGGTCGAACCGCATGATCCCCATCTGGTTGAGCGTTTTTGCCAGTTTCGGTCCCACACCTTTGAGCTGGCGCAGGTCGTCGGGCTCGCCGACAGCGCCCGGCAGATTTTCGTGAACCTCGGCGCCCAGAATCTGGCCCGCGACGTCGGTGGTCGCGGCCGCCGCCTCGTCGATGATCGAGCGCCCTTCGGTGCTGACCCCGCCCTCGACCATGTGCGGCCGGACAGGCGTTTCGTCGGAGAGCGATACGCGCTGCTTGGGCTTGAGGAGAAGCCAGAGAACGAGCAGCAGGATGACCACGCCAACGGCAACAAGGATCATCTGTGTCTGGGTCATGGGCAACTAGTCTTTCTTTGTGGGTTTAGGACGGAACGCGAAAAAGCCCGCGATGATCCCGAAAGCGAAACCGGCGACGATGGCAGGCCAGTAAGCGGCGATAAACGCGTCCATGCTGAGGCCTCCTAGACGATCGCGCCGCGAATATAGCGCCGTCGCAGTGCGACGAGATAGGTCAGGATAAAGCCGATGGCGAAGCTCGACAATGCCGCCAGCTCGGCCTCGAAGACCAATGGCAGGACGATTGGCGCCCGCACCGTGCCGCCCCCGTCGCGATACCATTGCACGTCGGAGACTTGGGGAAGGCCGCGCAGGATTCGCTGTAGCTCCCGACGCTGAAACGTATCGGCTTCGCCCGCGAGCCAGATACGCCGCGTCAGCGGGCCGCGCTGCATCCAGCCCGAGACCTGGTCCATCTCGTAATATTCGAGATTGAGGCGGGTGAGTTCCTCGCCCTCTGCAGCAATCCTCGCGCCGGCGCCGCCGACGGGACCGTGCCAAGCCGCCGCGAAGGCGAAGGTCGCGGCGATGCCCGCGAAGACGGCGGTGCGCGGCCTCACGAAACACGCTCCAGCTCACGCCAGCCAATATCGCGTCGGTGGAAGCCGTCCGCATAGTCGATCTTGTCGACTGCAGCGTAGGCCGCATCCCGCGCCTCGGCGAGCGTTGCGCCCGCTGCGGTAACAGCAAGCACGCGTCCACCCGATGCGACGAGCTTTCCGTCCTGTTCGGCGGTGCCGGCTTGAAAGACGATCGCGCCGTCTTCTTCCGC
This genomic interval carries:
- a CDS encoding nucleoside deaminase, with product MKRALALAEAASEAGEVPVGAVITDADGRIVAEAGNAMRVGNDPTAHAEMLAIRRAGEALFSSRLDGHTLWVTLEPCAMCAGAIALARIEKLVFAAEDSKGGGVLHGARIFSQTTCHHRPEILSGIGEKEASLQLRKFFKERR
- a CDS encoding OmpA family protein — encoded protein: MRNKVLIAAAAATTLAACTTDAMTGQKRVSTEAGLGAVLGAVVGAGLGDLIGGRNSRTESIVGAGIGAVAGGAIGAYMDRQEQEMRRETEGTGVDVIRQGDNLLLRMPSGITFAFDSYAVQPEFQGTLNEIASTLNAYESTYIDVMGHTDSTGSDAYNQTLSERRAQAVANYLTAQGVNRARIATQGYGESSPIADNSTEAGRQQNRRVEIRVTPVTQNDVNAVGY
- a CDS encoding hemolysin family protein → MSDPLTPIPWIDVFLILLLVMMNGLLSMSELAIVSAREARLKAMAQDGSKGATVALDLAAQPGRFLSTVQIGITLIGILAGAYSGASLGGPVSERFAALGVEPDLAQSLGFGTVIVLTTYASLVIGELVPKQFALRSPEPIAAFVARPMYFLSRVTAPLVWLLDKTSALVFRLLGVKRESENHVTAEELHMVVAEAQTAGVLEESERAIISGVVRLADRPVREIMTPRTEIDWIDVKSSAPLVRSALESSPHSRLPIADGSVDEIVGVVRARDILTTLLDGKSLDLASLAKPAPIIPDLMDAMDALAVLRAADVPLALVHDEYGHLDGIVTPGSILVALAGHFISDEDSEEPLVERKDGSYLVAGSAKVDVLTDKLRIRLDEDERDYSTVAGFALSVLKRLPAEGERFEVDNWKFEVVDMDGRKIDKLIARRKKKKKPAPSPDGNAD